CTTTGATGTAAACTAAAACGTAGCAACGTGGAATTGTTAAAATATAATGTTCACAACTAAACTGTTTAGCCCAAAATATGTTTTGATTTGAGCAGTAGCCAAAGTGACTGGAGAGATTTGTGCACTCATAATATTTGTTGGCGTTTTAATGATGGTCGAATACACTCACATGCAACAGGGCTATAAGAAAAGGACTATAACATACCAAAAACATGAATAATTAGTCATAAATCCATATCAAATTACCAATCATCAGAATAAAATGTTTTTACAAATGTGTTTGAGTCTAAAATAACCTATCTTTCCACTGACCTTTTACCTATATTgtataaatataatttgttcaacttttatttatttttgtaaacaGATTATGTGGGTAGTGCAACCCAAAATAATCACGTATACACCTTAAATATTTAGACTATTCATCAACCAATATGATATTATGTTCTAAATAGTTTTTAAAGACATTACTTTGGATTTAGTGTTTTTAAATTCTTAACAAAGTCATATATGCAGCCAAACTTAATTTACAGTAATAAGTAAAAACAACAGGCCTTAATTATGGACCACGATAAGCTTACTGGCATCTCCCTTTCACTATTATACATATCATTTCCTGGAGTTATAGCTGTCTATTAAAGTAAAAGTGAGATAGAGTCTGTTGTGAAACATAATTATAAGTCCATCACATGTCTTAGACTCAGGAGGTCTGGTTTTAAACTAAAAGTATTCCTCATGTTGACAGGGATTCTTCCACTTTAAGAACATTTCTATCTATTTCCAGCAAATACAACCAGCTAAAGGTGGTGACTAATTGATTGACAATACCCTTTAGGCATCCCAGCCCTAATTTCCTCATTCTTTCCAACCTTTCCACAAGGTGAAATCAACCAATGAGAATAGCCTTGCTCTTACAACTGGccaatcagagcacggtgcgAGGAAAGGGGCGTAAGGAGGCGTGCTGTGTATAAAGAGCTAACTGTACGTCGCTGTCAGAGCACTGTAGTATTTCAGGACAACGATAGAAGAACTAGGAAAACCTACACCACGATATATTCAAACACCAAGCCGAgtcttgttgttattgttttctGTTTTTCACCATGAAAGCCATCAGTCCCGTCCGTTCGGTGAGGAGTTGCTACAAGGCCGTGTGCTGCATTTCGGAGCAGAGTCTCGCCATTAGCCGGAATAAACACTCGTGTCTGGAGGAGCCGCTGGGCGCCCTGTGCGATATGAACGACTGCTACTCCAAGCTGAAGGAGCTGGTACCGAGCATCCCGCAGAACAAGTCGGTCAGCCAAGTGGAGATCCTCCAACACGTTATCGACTACATCTTCGACCTGCAGATCGCACTGGAGGCTGAGGACACAGCGACGCCGGAGATGGTTCTCTCAATAAAGGTGAGGGGAAATGCGGGCTTACACCGAGATTCACTAATAGTTGCCTTTCTGCACTTTAAAGATATATGTGTTGTTGACCTTTAAAATGTTGTCCAAAATTTGCATCCACGCTTGCATGCATGGCATTGATTTTATAGGCTATTATAGATGATGTTCCATGATATGTGATGTCGTTGCAAACATGTTAAACCCCCAGCGTTATTATTGTTTGAATGCATTTAGAATGAAAGTATTGTCAGCGTCTAACACTTTGCTCTTTTTGCTTTCCATTCAGACTGCGGACCTTGCTCGCAATTTCTCCAAAGAAGAAGGGCGGTTGTGCCACTAGGAAAAGGATGACAAATCACGGTAAATTTATCATTTCATTATCAGTCCCTAATGTGTCCCTAATTGGAAGAAATCCCGAGATAAGTGTTCTTAACCCTCATAACTTCAGGGCACTTGTTTATGATCATAACAGTGTCTTGTTTTGACACTGAAAAGGAAAAAGCTAAAAAACAAAACTTGTAATGGCTGTGAGAATAGTGTAGGCATTGATGTGTTTGGAGACGGAGGTCCCCCTACCCTTCACATTCACCATGGTTGCCAATTAGACAGGCCAGTGAATGTGTAGCGGATTCATTGCTATCTGCCTGGGGTTAATGAAAGTTCCATGCTAGGCGCCAGTCTGTCTGCTCTCCTCTGcagggaggggggagggagtATGAGAGGGAGAGATCTGACTTCACTTTTCTTCCTTTCTCTCCATGCAGGTGCAGGGAAACACATGTCTCCACTTCACTCCGGGCAAGAGGACAAGAGGGGCAGAAAGGGTGGGATAGGTATTTGAgagagaagaaggaggaggaggaggagggaggtggAGGGCTTAAAGAAGAAAAGACAGGAAAAAGTGGACTGTTTCCTAGATGAGTGGGGATCAACAGTGGTTCATGAGCAACAACACAGAGACTCATTCTTTGGCCCCTGGACAGACAAATCAACACACCAAAGCAGAAGTCAGGATTGGAAACTGAAAGCGACCGGATTTGTATGCCCTCCTCCAGAAACCTGGGATCCCTTATTGGTAGAAGTAGAAACATTGGTACATTGTTGTTTAATTTTCCTTTATGTGATGCATTCCAAACCAACTTAATGGGGGTTAAACTTCACACCCAACATGAACTCTTTCTACACCAAGTCTCCCATCATCTCACACAATTATACCTGCATTATTTCTCCCCTCTAATCTGATTTCTAATGAGACTGTTACAACTTCATACAAATGTGTACATATCTGCTGGGTATGTAAGGTGTGAGTCAATTTGGATGTTGGTATTTTTTCTGAATGGGAGTTTGGATTTTCTTAGGTATAATCAGGACTCTATACTAGAGTTAATTGTGAATGTTTGTAGGGATTGTGTGATTTCTACAGACTATGTGCTGTGAGTTTTATAAACTCTTTATTATAaactttgctttgtatgttacATATGTTTGTTATGtgatgaaatgaaataaaaataaaaaagttgtGAAACAGTTTGGCCTTTGTGGTTTACATTTATGGAATAACGAATGTGATATAATAACATGATAGTCAGAAAATAACAGTGATCCAGACGTAGCGCTGGATGTCAATGAAATGCTGATATAACAGGATGTACTCGGATGAATCTTGAGGTTGAGTGGTTGGAAATTAAACGAAAGGGAGTTTCCTGTGAGTGTTTCTAATTTTCCAAAGAACGAATTACCGCCAGTCTAAAGAGGTTGAACTTCCTAAATGGTGTAAGAACAGAGGATGTTGAGCGAGCATAAATAATTTAATCATTGAACTAGATCTGCTTGTGCAAAAATCCTTGACCTTTGAAACTAGAGAATTACCTGCAAGGATAGCATTTATTGAACTGTAACAATAACACCATTTCAACTGTTTGTATTACTATGCAGAGTTTCACTTCATTTCAACTATGCAGAGCTTCACTTATGTCATAATGTAATCAGGCCTACTCAAAGAATACAACTCTCTGTGATACATGGACAGTTTGGTAAATTAAAGTAACTGTACTTAGTTGATCTCAAATGATGATTCAACTACTCCACCTTGTGGAGTTACATTGAATGTTGGCACACATTACCAGTGCCTCATCTGGATCATCAACTGTACAAACATGTTGTTATTTATAGTCTTTTCAAACATCAAAATGACACGGGAAACAACACATCTAACTCTAATATGTTGAAATAATGTGATGAGGGTCGAATAATTTGACGTCGTTGGTAGTTCTAACTTTCATACTCCTAATGGTGTTGCAACTCCATCTAGTGGTAAAAGTGTGTTATTGCTATAAGTGGACCACTTGAGACAATGTTTGTATCGATCATAGAAACACATTTATAGTCAGCTCAGGAATCAGAAGATTTATTTGTTGCTTTTCAACAGCACTCAATAGTGGGCTAGAACTTTGAAATCTATAGGAAtccattttaaataaacaataaaAGGAATTCATAATCTGGGAAATTACTAAACATGTAGATTATGCAAAATGCGGAAATCAATGCGTATGTTAGCTTCACATTATAAATTCACACTAGCTGCAGAATGCAATGCTACTTTCAAGGCAAGGAcaaacttatatatatatatatatataaacattttaaagttggaatgaggtttctgagtgaaagtatgaaggagcagttagcagttgaagttgcatgaagattgttgaagtctgaagagtttctccatgttaaaaatgtgatgaattatgggatgtatctctggaattatgaaagttatgaatgatgaaagtaatagccatcgattcccgaccgagctaaacgttttgatgaagaagaggtgcaaaataacccggcggaataataaagaattgtGTGCGAAGCATAACAGATTGTTAGAATGCTGTGTCAGCATTCTCACTAAATAAAAGAGAGGACTGAGCTTTGGTCTGCCCATGGCAGTACTTCATTGTCAAtcaaaaaacataaatatagaTATAGCAAAATATAGAAAGAACTGCAATATCTGTGCAGGTTTAAGGAGTAGATTGTGCAAATGTAATCAAGGTATGTGCATGGGTACTTTTTAGTTGCAATATATGGATAATTTTACCTTGTGTGTTTTCTTAATTAAAATTAACAGAGAACGATTAACCAGTCAATGCTTCAGGCTTCAGTAAAGAAAATTAGATTGCAGTCCTCACCACAAGATGGGGGTGTTGGATGAGAATGCAACAACGTGTGTCCTCCTGACATCCCAGGAATGTCAGCACTCTAAACAAGATAAGCTGTTGCTTCTGATTTCTAAATCAACTTCCGCATGTCAAGTGCCGCTTTGACATAGAAATGCAACCCCGTTGACCTTGCAACAAATCCAAATTGGTTTGGTTCAAGACAGAGATTACTGAGCAACAACTGTAACCCCTCAAACTCATAATTTACCAAACTACAAATATCCAACTCTGAATCACTGCAGCTGTGTCATAAACAAAAGTTTTTCTGTTAAGTAGATGTCACAGTACTTTCCCTTTTATTTGGCTCCATAGTGAGCCCTTGTTGTGAGGTATTTCACACTAtacttaaaatgactcaaaacaTTCATGGCATATTTCCTTAACACCATTTGAATTCAATATGAATGCTTGACAGTATTCAATGACAAGTTACAATAGGCtctaaaaataataatgatgtCATGGTTAAACTGATTTGCATGCATCATTGTGTGACCGTAgtgtcatatttgtcagtcaGGTAATTTTACGTTTTAGCTCAAAATATCGTTTTGTTTTGCAGGCTTATGTGAGCCCAAGTTCTATAAAGAAGTCAAAAATGAAAGGCATTAAAACCACTAAAACCAAAACTAGACCTACCTAAACACTGTATCTACAAATCACATTTCAGACCACGTTATACTACAAAAAGGATCTAAATCTGAACAAAATATTAATCTGGACTATCAACAATGCAATGTTTCCAATGAGTTGTACTTCTGCATTTTGTAGTtctatagaaaagaaaagaagGTGGAAATGATTGAAGTTGcaccaggcccggactggcctgaggaatttctctttttttatgtatgtattgtgaacgcaacgctgcgcaaatgtgggtctgactctgcctcacagagggtgactggctgtctacatgatgtggcctgccgacatggccactttcatacagatcatacatacactaatgccctcgattggtctctgtgtgtcattcaagctcgggagggtgtgtgtaatgtggcgcgagcgagtgagataaagcgcgcgcaccggttactgtattgttgttgttgttagcatctggtgctagctagctgcgctaacggatataagcagttttttcaaaaacaaggtggaggagagtcctctcctgtcagactgagagactgataactacagctcaggtgaggtaaaggactctgagtgtttagatagttaacttagtctaagttatctctgtgggtctcaaagggTTTGgacaccatttatgtaaacacatatttccatttgacgggggagtgattagtaaaatatgcatgaataataaaaaataaaatgttaactaggagaaaaaaggtaagataaacttgttgagagctaaaactagtctttgctgcttcctcaaagaggagcaggagggagacaggtgaggctggttcaggagcacagacacactcgcaactataaatgaaccaaaaacaaataaataaacacgtttcaaagttttttcatattggatatggtatgttattgattatggccatgattttatgattatttaaatgtatacagttctgtttcatatgggtgtagtctctttatttccccctcaaaatgcaccagttggattcatttaagtccaacatttaaaaaaaatcttaccgggggagcatgccggacccccctataggatttgaggtccactaTCACTATgagcagcaacgctgtaaaatttgacaaataaatacagcaaaatggcacaaaaaactagtagtggcctggctgggtgtataattcccggcctgacttattgtcccagtccggccctgagtAGCACTATATAGAATATGTCAATTCTGTCACAATTTCTTGTCTCTTACATCTTAAAGCTTGAATGTAATATGAAAAACATAGCAAATGTCTCCAATACCAGCCAATTAAGAATCAGGCCATCTAATCCAGTGTAAAAAGCAGACAACAGGGTAAACTGTTGGACTCACCGTTTAAAAAGATGGTAAAAAGTTATTTGTTACAATGTTGATTGAATAAAGCATAACTAGCTGAACTTGTATTAGAAATTTGTTTGagttcatggtttgaaatgtaaTTCAAATCGAGGCATGACAAAAGGCCTTGCTGTGGATACGAGTCTGCTGCTTTGCATTGGCCAATGGGGGTCAAGTCATATGGCTTGGGTCTGATAGCTGCTGGTGGGGGAGGGGTTGTTTTCTTTCAATATCTCCTCTGAGCCAATAAGCAAGAGTGGTACTGAATGAATCCAATTACCATCTACACACTATCCACAGCAACACCTTCTAAAACACAGGCAACAATACACTTTCATCAAGTGAGTATATGGATTTCAATGTAAACAATTAAATAGCTCCTTTCTTACTATTTAAATCACCCACACagattatttgtatatataatgaTGTATAATTTGTCATTTATTTCACTTAAGTTGAAACTGAAGAGTCTCCTCAGACAAACTAGTTCACTATTTGAAAATGCACTGTATCTTGTGGTCTACTTCTTATCTGAGGCTAAACCTAACCCACCCCTGATTAATACACTAAATATTAAAGACTGTGTGTTCTGTAACTAAAGTGAGGTATCAACAAAGTtacaaacatattttttatatcAGTTTATATAGACTGGGTatattctttttcaaaatatgaagTGTTCATTGTCTGCATCTCCCACTCCTGGTAATAAAGAACATTCTGTCCTGAAATGGTGCGACTGTCGCTTTAACATGACCCGCCACACCGGCGAACAACTGTTTTATGCAAATGTGACAAGCCGAACGTGCCGTGAGCCAATCAGAAGCGAGATCTAACCGCGGGAGATCTAAATTTCGCGGGACCAACTTTGGCGGTAAAAAAGCTGTTCTTCCCTAGTTCTTGTCCTGTTTGTATGGAGAGCGGAGCTCTGAGGTGGACGGACAGGAGTCAGAGACAGGGTCGTTTCCGCATCACAAGGACTCACAATAAATCGTAAATCTCAAGTTGGAACCTGATCTCTCTTAGACCTGGAAGCCTTCTTGTGCTGGACTTTAAAAAAACTGGATGTTTGAAGTAGATAATTTATTTAACAGGCAGTTTCTTTGTAACCTGTAGGGTAAGTTTCCTCTGCACTTTGTTACCGGACAAAGGATATTAACGACTAGCCTGCTGTATTTACTGAAGAATATTGTTGAAATATACGCTTTAATTATCTGTTCAACCCATGCAGTTTGCACTTAATTATCTGGGTTCTACTGTATAACATTACTGATTGACTCTTTTGTTATTATATTGGCAGGGTAGACGTATATGTTCATACAAAGCCTCTAGCAGCAGCTTGCTAATTACAGGAAACCAGTTAGCAGGGCATCGATCAGTGCGCTTAGCTTCCAGTTTGACCAATCCGGTTATATTTAGTTTACTTTAGGAAAATGATGCGGATGCCTAAAGGCGTCTCTCCGGCATCAGGTCGGCCGGTAGTGGGACTGCCTTGTCCTCAGCAGAAGATGAAGGTTTTGTCCACCGGAGGAGTGAAGACCGAATTCTTCAGCACCGGACTCTCCAGCCCACCGATGAGCACGGTACCAGCCGGTTATTTCACCCAGATCTGCAACACAGCCGTGGCCGAACAAAGAGCCAACAGCCTGTATTCAACCCCCCACGGACCAGAGGCTAAACCCATCAGATCATCCTCCGGGCGACTGCCGGTAAGGAATCAAACACACACTAAGCCTGCactacaaacacacacttttcaATAACTGAATACGAAGTGTGTCCAGTACAGTGGGTTATGTGGGCGGAATCATTCTTGATTTCCGTTGGTATGTATGCAGCGTTTGGGGCACATTGAAATATGTTTTGACGTGATACGCCACAGAGGAGCCACTGTGAGTGCTGCTGGATGTGTGTGAATGGTGTGTGTCTTTTGCCCTGCCATGTTGGGCTGTGTGACATCTTTTCCCGCAGTCCAGCTGTAGCTAGACAAGAGCAGACGCTGTGTGTGTAAATCTGGGTTTGATGGTTTTGGTAAGggaaggggaggggggggggagttgaTACTGTTTGGAGAGTGTTTGGGGCCCCTCGCTTGTGAAAAGGAAGGATGAGTGGCCTACACAGTAGCAGACAGCCTGTAGCTTTTATAGCATCACACAATGACCAGGCTGGTGGCAGacattaatgtaaacacagaatttCACTGTTATATTAACCATTATGGGAACTTTAATTCATGTGTACTTTAACAAAAAAATGTCCAGAGCCATAAGTATCACTTGTATTTTTTTTGTGATGACAAATGACAGCTGCTCAAACAGCACCTGTCATGGAGGCACCACAGGACCGGTATAACCTGTTCACAACACTGTAGGAAAGAGGTAGAGGTTATAGGTCGCAACCCAACAACTGCTGTCATTCCTTGAGAGTTAAGTGAAAGGAGCTACTATGAAACATGGTGCCTTATTTTGTGAATTGTTAATGTAAATCAAATAAATGTGAGCACTGTTCCTGCAATGCATTGACATTATTGCTTCCCATTGCTGAATGATTATTTGAAAAGCTTTATGATCTGAGAGGATTGGATGGCACTCGTGTTAGTGCTCCACACCTGCTGTTGCTTGTTATATTTGGACTCTTGTTTGAGGCCAGGCAGCCTTGTAGTTAGAGAATCGCCGCATGGATAAAGGGGTTAGGGTTTAGACGAGTGTGTACAGACTCTCCAAATCTCATGTTAACCCCCTGCCCTCGGAGCCTGTATTCACTAATAGGCCCTTCAAGAGGATTAGGTGGACATAAGTAAAGTGAGGAATGGGCTACCACCTGGCTTATCATATGCAGAGGTAAACTACATTGCAAGTAAGCATTAATATTAAGTTGGTACATCATGTGAGAATTCAAATTTAATTTGGTTGACTGACATGGAAATGTATTACTCACAATTTAACCCAGCATTAAGACCATTTCATGCGACAGATGTTTTCCTTTTAACTGGCCCCGGCTAAAAAGAGTCAAGATGACATTGTGCTGATAGTAAGCCAGAGTGTTTTTTACTGATAATGGTGTTGTCCATTTTTGCTCAATTTAGATACACACATTAGATGTAGACATGTGTTTGGATTTGTTGTGGCTACAATAACTAAGACTTTTGAGTGTGTAATTTATTACAATATTACACATTGTTGCATGTGTTACAGGATATCAGTTTAGGTGGAAAGGAGTGATGCACTTTTGAAATTGCAGAGCAGGTTTCAAAAGCCCCAGAGACCCATAATTATGAAACTTCCTCCGCACATTTCAGTAAATGAGGCAAATGTTCAATTCTAGGGAGGGATATCACCTTAAAGTGTTATAAGAATATGTGATTATAAGTAGATGATGAaataaagtgtatctttcatgTGACAAGAATAACGTGTCCACTATTGCTTAAATACTTTGAGGTAGGCAttgtttttttggggggggggttctgagTGCGTTCTTGTCTTTATTACCACAGGCTACAGCTGCAGTTTTTTAACGAGTCATGTCCCAAATAAAATGATATTTCTCTACTCCAAATTATTTGTATACAGAAGTTTGGTTGCACAGCCAAAAATACCACTGAAgtaattcatttatttcaaTTTATTGCAGAATTAGAAGATGGACGATAGTGTCCTCTTCATGTGTTTGCTGACACAGCagcttcattgtttgttcagtcATGCGTCTTGTGTTTACAGGAAGTGCTACTTCTTCATGTTCAGCTCACTTGCTTCAACTTTAAAAGCAATACAGTAACCGTCCTTTAGGTTTGTTTAACTGTGTAACAGGATGTTTGGCTAAACACCTAAACCTAAGTTCCTTTTAAGTTCAGACAATTTCCACTATATTTGTTTGTACTTAAACAAAACAACTCTTTATTACTCATGCATAATCACATGCTTGAACGCAAAGCTTACTTGTGGGGCATTTGTTTTGCGACACTGAGTAAAGTGAATGTTTTACTGAATAAAGTTTCAACTTTAGCTGCAGGGATGTCATCTTTACTCCTCAATGATTCTGACAGTAGTAGAAGGGATTGTCGTATGACTTTTAACCAGGGTGTGTAGACTGCTGATAATGTTGTGTCACTCTTGTTTCATTTTGGATTGATAGTGATGTAAATGTGTTATAGGATTCAGGCCTCCTTCCAAAGTCCAGGGATGCCCCTTCTCTCTATGACGGCTACTTTTGATCCTCAAAGCAACAAGTCCCATTTACCTCAGCCAAATGGCAGTAAAGCAACAAGATGCTTCTGCATAATGTCAACCAGAAACAATGTCCCTCTTATTCCCTGCTTATGCCACATGTGCGTGTTCCCAGATTTGCCCGGAATGTGTGCAATCTGCCAAGACTGCATACGCATTGATATCAGCTTTATGAATTACTCCTTTTCTCTCAAACTTCCCTCCACTGCTGCCTTGAATTACCTAGTTGTTCCAGAGTCGAGCCCCTATTGAGAATGATGACACTCTGGTGTGACATTGGCCACGTTTCCAACTGTATGCACTCAGCCAGAGTCTCTTAATGCTTTTCTGTGCCCCCTTATTCACCTTGGTTTACCCCGGCATAAGCATAATGTCCTCAATAGAGGCAGTTTTACATTTCAAAGCAGCCTGCAACCCCTCTCTCTATCCAatccattttatttctataacacatttaaaaacaatataGTTGAACAAAGTGCTGTCCATCAACAACTGTTTAAAAATATAGca
The sequence above is drawn from the Pseudochaenichthys georgianus chromosome 22, fPseGeo1.2, whole genome shotgun sequence genome and encodes:
- the id3 gene encoding DNA-binding protein inhibitor ID-3; translated protein: MKAISPVRSVRSCYKAVCCISEQSLAISRNKHSCLEEPLGALCDMNDCYSKLKELVPSIPQNKSVSQVEILQHVIDYIFDLQIALEAEDTATPEMVLSIKTADLARNFSKEEGRLCH